Genomic window (Sediminispirochaeta smaragdinae DSM 11293):
GTTGCAGCATCATGCACCCTGCCTTAAGATTCCGACGCCGGCTCATGCTATGGCACTGACAGAAATATTAAAAAATCTGTTTTTCTGCGGAAATATGGAACTGTTGAGGATCAGGGCCATGGAACTCTTTTTCTTAGAAATGGAGTTTATTAAAAAAGAGTGCCCAAATAAGCATCAACCTTCGGCCCGATCTGTAGAAAAAATGAAAAAAGTAAAGCAATACATCGATAAAGCCATTGAACAAGAACTATCAATCGATCTTCTTTGTGATTCCTTTTTTATGAGCAGGACAACACTAAAAGAAGCGTTTCGCAAAACATTCCATGTCCCAGTCTACACCTACATCAAAAACTGCAGAATGGAACATGCCAGCAGGCAGCTTAAAGAAGGTAATGAAACCGTCCTTGAAATTGCAAATCGATTAGGATATTCAAATCCAAGTAAGTTTGCTTCTGCCTTCAAAAGTGTCTACGGCATTACCCCTTTACAATTTCGTAAGAAAGCCCAAAAAGAGGGAAATTAGCAGCCTATAGCCCCTCGTCCGTTTGGATCATTTTTTCGTCCAATAAGGCGAGACAGAAGGGCGTTCTTCAATTAGTTTTAGCTAACTTTTATAAATAAAACTAACAACGGGAGACGTTCATGCAACTCCATAGTGTTAATAGCATATTCCGGAGAATCGGCACCTGGCTTATCGCCCACCGCTGGCTCATTCTTCTGTTTATGCTTCTTGTTTCTGCTTTTGGTTTCAGCGGCCTGAATAAAGTCGCAGTTACAAGCTCTAATGACGAATGGTTTAACAAGGCAGATGAGATTGAAATTGCAACGGACCGTTTTGAAGAGCTTTTCGGGAACAATGATACCATTGCTCTTCTTGTTGAATCGGACGATGTGTTTCAACCATACGTCTTGCAAATGATCCGTGAAATTGGCAACGAGCTATTACTCAAGGTCCCTTATGCCGATGAGATTACATCGTTGACCGAATTGGATGTCTCAGTAGGGACCGAAGAAGGAATAGCTGTCATAAATCCGGTGGGAGACGAAATTCCGCAAGATCCACAGGAACTGGCTGAAATTAAGGAGCTGGTTCTTTCGAGAGAGGCTCTTGTAAACAAGATCGTATCGGCAGACGCAAAGGAAACCTGGATTTCTCTTTCCCTGAAGGAATATCCAGATGAAGCGGTATGGAAAGCGGAAAACGATGTGGAACCAATGTATCGGGCAGGAGAGGCTGCCATCGCAGTGGTTACAGATCCAAAATGGGAAAGTCCTTACTATACCATTAAGGCGGTCGGCATGCCCTATACCGAAACTGAAGAACGGGATTTTATGGGCAGCGAAGCCGCTCTTAGAGTCGGAACCGGCTTTATTGCCATGGCACTATTGCTTCTTCTTTTTCTTAGGTCGCTTAGAGGCCTTTTGGTACCACTATTCACCACCATTGCAGGTATAGCGTTAGTATACGGCATCTACGGTTGGATTGGAACCGCCATCGATGCGAATATGATGACACTTCCTGTGCTTCTTGGCATGGCCTTGGCGGTTGGTTACTCTATTCATCTTATTAACACGTTCAAAAGATATTTTCGTGAAACAGGAAATCGGAAAAAATCGGTTATTACCGCGGTAGAGGAAACAGGCTGGCCCATTTTTTTCACAGCGGTAACCACTATGGGATCGGTACTCTCCTTTTCCGCTGCAGGCATCATACCAATCCGCTGGCTGGGCTTTACCTGTGCCGCAGTTGTCGGTGTTGTTTACCTTTATGTCATCATACTGACCCCAATTCTCCTCAGTTTTGGAAAAGACCGAACAGACAGCAGCGATCGTCTGCAGGCAAAAGGGATGAGCGCTTCTGATCGTCGTTTTCGCGGTCTTGGTGAATTTGTCATTGCCAGAAGGAAATCAATCCTCTTTGTTTTTATTATAGCGGCTGTACTCCTTGTTCCGGGAGTCTTCAAGGTTAGCGTAAACATAGACAGTTTTGAGTTTATGGGGCTAAGAATCCCTTATATAAAAAGGGTTTATGATGTAGTCAACTCCCAGCTTGGCTCGTATATCTCCTACAACGTTACCGTAGATTTCGGAGAGCAGGACGCCGTTAAGGATCCCGATATTCTGAAAAGACTGGACAAGCTTATTCAAGAAGCAGGAGGCTTCGAACTCACAAAGAAAAGCAATGGGGTCCCTAAAATTTATTCCATTCTGGATATTGTAAAAGAAATGAACAGGACCCTACATGAAGATGACCCTGACTACTATCAGATACCTGAGAATAGAGAAATGGTCAGCCAGTTGCTCTTTCTCTATGAGCTTTCAGGAGGAACAAAGACCTACGAATGGATAGATGAAAACTACTCAATTCTACGTGCGCAAATCGAACTATCAAGGTTTGATGCCAATGAAATAGTCTATGAGCTTGATCACATACGTCGGCTCGGCACAGAGCTATTTCCTCACGCAAGAGTCGATATAGTGGGAAGTGCTGTACGTTTTGCAGCCATGAATGAAAAAATCGTCATCGGAGAATTAAAATCATTCCTGACGGCACTTTGTGTCATTGGAATTCTTCTTGCTCTTGTGTTCGGAAGCCTCAGAACCGGACTTATCGGAATGATCCCCAACATTACTCCCATTGTGGTAATCGGAGGAGTCATGGGATATTTCGGGTTCTCCCTCGATATGATGACCATGACCATTATGCCGATGCTTCTGGGGATTGCAGTAGACGATACGATACATTTCATCAATCACATTAAATATGAGTTCGAACGGGGAGGAAATTACCATGATGCGATACTCATCTCCTTTCGGAACATAGGTAAGACGCTTGCAATGACTACTGTGATTCTATCGGCATCCTTTGCCATGTATATCTTTTCACCTGTTAATACCCTTTCCAGGGTCGGCATACTGGCGGTCATCGGCCTTACCGCTGCCCTTGCTGCCGACTACCTCATGACTCCGATCCTGATCTACATAACAAAGCCCTTTGGCAAAGAAACGGCCGATCGGAGAGCCCTTTAGCCATATACCAATCAAAGGAGTAGCGTATGCATACCAGAATTACCGAGAAAAGCCTGAATCACGTTCCATGTCTGCTTGTATTCCTGGCTCTGTCCACACTTCCGGTCCTGTCGATAGGAGCCGAGAGTCTTAGCGGCCGTGACATCATGCAGATGGTGGATGATCGGGACGACGGAGATACCAGCCGCAACGAGATGGTCATGACTCTCACCAGTCGAAGGGGAAACGTAAGGACCAGGGAGGTACTCTCATACAGCAAAGATTATGGTGAGGACGAAAAAACCGTTATGGTCTTCTTGACCCCCTCCGACGTCAAGGGCGTAGGCTACCTGACGTGGTCGTATGAAGAGAGCGGCAAAGATGATGATACATGGCTCTTCATGCCGGCATTGCGAAAGGTTCGAAGAATATCCGGGTCCTCTCGTAACGACTATTTCATGGGTACCGACTTTACCTACGACGATATGGGAGACAGGGAAGTCGACGAGGATGAACACAAGCTAATTGGGGAAGAAACGGTGGACGGAAAACGGTGCTGGGTTGTCGAATCGACGCCGAAAGACCCCAACTATATGTATTCAAAAAAGATATCAAAGATTCGTCAGGATATTTCCATGGTTGTACAAGTCGACTACTTTGATCGTCAGGGTAAGCTGCTTAAGAAACTTGTCGTTTCCCAGATTGAACAGATCAACGGAATCTGGACGGCAGGACGGATGGAAATGGAGAACCTACAAGACCAACACACCACCCTTATGGAAACCAGGGGCGTCAGCTACAACCAAGAAGTGTCGGATGCTCTTTTCAGGGTCTCAACTCTTGAGCAGGGGAGAATTCGCTGATGAAGAAAAACCATATAAGGGCCGCCGCCTTGGCGGCCTTTTTTTGCATCATGCTTCCCTATCCCCTGCTCTATGCCCAGCTGGAGACCAGCGGTTTTGCAGATTCACACTATGCCTTTGGCACGGGAGATGATCAGAACCTATTGAGCGCCGAAAGCAGGCTACGAAGTGAAATACGCCTGTATTCGGGAGACTCGAGCTTCTTTGCATCGGTAGATGGTGTCTACGACAGCCTTGTTCCTTCCGAAAGTGGTTTTACCCTGAAGGAACTCTACTATGAATACATGTCCGAAGCTTTCGACCTGCGGATAGGACGCCAGATCATCATCTGGGGTAAGGCAGACGGACTACAAATCACCGATATTATATCGCCCAAGGACTATACAGGCTTCGTGGGACAGGAATACGAAGACACACGCCTTCCCGCTGAGGCGGTCAAGCTGAGGCTTCTGGGAGCTCTTTCCACCATAGAAGCGATATGGATTCCAGTCTACACATCTTCTCTTCTTCCAAGCGATTCTCTCAACCCTCTTACGAGCGAGTATCCCGATTCCATTGCGTACCTGGGATCTGCTCTTCCGGTCTCTTATGATTTCACGGAAAAGAATCTGCCGAAAGATTTCTGGGACAGTGAATGGGCTCTCAGAGGTTCCTGGTACCTTCCGTGTATGGACCTGAGCCTCTCCCTTTTCCACGGATGGGACGATTTTCCGGTCCAGGAAAGGAGTCTGACGGTAGACGGCAGCTCCGGAACCGTAGAGGTGGAATCACGCTATTATCAGATCTGGATGACCGGTCTCGACGCCGCCATTCCCATAAAGGAAGTAGTTCTGCGAACAGAGGGTGCCCTTTTCGTCGGTAGGCGGTTCTCTGCGGCCGAAGGCTTTGGCCAATCCCTAGAAAAAAACCAGATCATGGGCCTGTCCGGAATCGACTGGATACCGGGAAACGGGTGGTCGCTGACCGCCCAGTACATGGAAGATTGGGTCCTCGATTATGAAGATGCTATGGACCGGGATAGAAGAAGCAGTACGGGAACCGTAAGCATCTCGAAGGATCTGCTGCGGGAGACCCTCACTCTCTCGGCATCCCTCGCTATGGGAATGGTCTATTGGGATTCGGCAATTGAACTGGAAGCAGAATGGAGCCTCAGCGATGCGCTTTCACTTCGGGGCGGGATTCAACTCTATAGCGAGGGAGAGGATGGAAAGGGAGATTATGCAGCCTACGATGATCTTGACTGTGCCTGGATCGGCGCACGATGCAGTTTTTAATACACTCTAAAGGTTCAATATTATCATTATATTTCACAAAAAATAGTCACAATATATGGTATAAATGTCTATTATAATCGGTATATATCAATTTTACAGATTGACCTACACATTATAGGAGGAAAGAGGAATGAAGCGACTGCTTACTTTGTCCATGGTAATCCTACTTGTCTTCATGACAATCGGCTGCGGGAAAAAGGAACAACGGTTTACCGCAGGAACCTATGAGGGTGCCGCGCCGGGAATCCATGGCGACGATGTTGTCCTGGAGGTAACGGTAGACGACACCTCCATCAAAGAGATACAGGTGATTCAGAACAATGAGACCCCCGGGGTTTCCGATGCGGCTTTTGATCGGATTCCAAAAGCAATTATCGAGGGGCAAACCCTGGCTGTAGATACGGTTTCAGGTGCAACCTATTCCAGCAAGGCAATCATCGGAGCGGTTACTGCCGCTCTTCAAGCCGCCGGTGCGGATATCGCAGCCCTTTCGGCGGGAAAGGCTGAAAGCGATGCCGATGCTGTCTCATCGGCCACCAAGGTAATGAACGCCGATATTGTCGTCGTTGGTGCAGGAGGCGCTGGGCTTGCCGCAGCGGTTTCCGCCAACCAAAAGGGTGCCACGGTTATCGTCCTGGAAAAGATGCCGCAGGTAGGGGGCAATACCATTATATCGGGAGCGGCCTATAATGCAGTTGATCCCTCCCGCCAGAAACCGGCAGGTATCGAAGATTCAATCGAAAAGCATTATACCCAGACCTATGAAGGGGGAGATGAATTAGGTAATCCGGTTCTTATCCACACCATGGTGGAAAACGCCTACCCTACGCTCCAGTGGCTGGAAAGTCTGGGCATGGAATTCAAGGGTCAGATCTTCACCGTTTTGGGCGGACTGTGGCCCAGGGCCCATAAGCCGGTAAAGCCGCTTGGTACGGGCTACATCGAAACCTATATGAATTACATCAAGCAACATGACGGAATCACCCTCCTTACCGATACCAGGGCCGTCGATCTTTACAAGGAAGATGGCCGTGTCAGCGTCGTAAAAGCGACAGGCCCCGATGCCACGATAGTTGCCCAGGGCCATAAGGCGGTCATCCTTGCCACCGGCGGTTTCGGCGCAAATATCGAGCTTCGAGATACATACAATAAGATATGGCCAGCCCTTACCAATATCAAGACAACAAATCACCCCGGTGCTACAGGTGACGGATTGGCCCTGGCCGAGAAGGTAGGTGCCGATCTCGTCGGCATGGAGTATATTCAGCTGCTTCCCATGGGGGACCCGAATACCGGCAGCCTCTCGGGAAATATCGAGTTGGGGGTTGAAAACCGCATCTTCGTTAATAAGGACGGCAAGCGTTTTGTCGACGAAGGAGCCCGTCGTGATGTAATGACAAAGGCCCTCTTCGACCAGGAAGACGCCTTTATGTGGGTCATCCTCGATGGTCACTGTTACCCCACCACCGACATCAAGAATAACTTTAACGAAACGATGCAGGAGCTTCTTGATCAGGGTCGGGCGTATAAAGCGGATAACCTGGAAGAGCTGGCCGATGAAATCGGTGTTGATGCAGACAATCTGAAGGCTTCGGTGGCCGAATTCAACAAGGCCGTTGAGGCAGGCGGGCCGGATGCATTCGGACGAACCCTTTTTGCCGACAAGATCGATCAGCCCCCTTATTACGCAGGTGCGAGAAAACCAACGGTCCATCACACCATGGGCGGCATCAAGATTAATGAAAAGGCCCAGGTCATCGATAAAGATGGGAATGTGATTCCGGGGCTGTACGCTGCAGGAGAAACCACGGGAGGAATTCACGGCTCCAACCGCTTGGGTGGAAATGCCCTGGTTGATATCAATGTCTTCGGAAAGATTGCCGGAGAAAATGCCGCGGCAGAAAGCAATTAGAAATAAAGAACAGGGATGGCTGTCGGCATGGCCGGCAGCCATCTTGTTTCCGGAATAATACCCTCAAGACCCTCCGAAACAAACTTTCCTATAGCTCTTCTCCTACCAGGGAGCCAAACAGGGTTCGGGACGCTGAAAGTTGAGCCAGCCCGTACATACCGTAGAAATAGGGATGGGGGTCCCGATATTCAAGAACCATTCTCCCCTCCACAGCAAAGGTGATCACGTCCCCCCGCGCCGAGGCCCCGACCTCATAGCACCTGCCGTGACGCCAGGGGAAGGTAACACTCGCGCACTCTTCCAGGCCGTTGTCGTTTTTTACAAGGCGGACCCGGTCCTTCCCGTCGAAGCCGACGAAATAACCGTGGCGCCGTCCCTTCGCCCGGAGGATCAGCATGTGACTTTCACCGTGCTCCGGTGTGATGGTCGTCCGGAGCATGAGATCACGGGTATAAAAGTTTCCGGTATAGAGTTCGTTTCTCTCCGGACAGATGGCCTGAACCTGGTCCCCCTCGAGCATCCATGCCCCGCCGTCATAGGTGGTTTGGGTAATGGTATCAAATTCCACACACTCCTTCGCGAAATCAAGGGTTTGAGTCCCCTTGCCTTCGGTGGAAAAACGGTGAAGCAACAGTTTACCAAAACAGAGCTCCTTTTCGCGGCCCTCGACGGTGATACCGATTTCATCGATGGCCCTGCCGCCGGTATCGGGAATCGTCCAGCAGAGATCTTCGGTCTCCAGAACGCCATCGACTCCCCGCTTCGGAAAAAAGGGCCTGCTTTCCAGATATGACGTGTCGCCGGTCGTCCTCACGTAGAGACTGAGGGCCGGCAGCGCCTCGGAATAGGCCTCCCATCGGAAACGGCAGCACAGGCTCTGGCCGGAATAAACCTGGGGGGTGAAGGCCGGAAGGTAGCGTTCGTCGGAGAAATCTTCCCTGCGATAGAAACTCTTGTAAAAAAGCCGCTTTTTCTGGTACCTGGGCAGCCGGTCAACCAGGGCAGAAAGAACGTATCGCTCACCGTCCCTTCCCGGGGAGAGGGTCAGATAGCGGCTGTCGGAGGAGCGGAATCCGTGAGTAGTGCCGGGAAAAGGAAAGTCGAAGAGCAGCTGCCGCTCCGGTGTCGAGGAGACAAGGGGTTCCGGGGCCCTCTCTCCCGCCATGCGGTAGCCAAGAAGGGCCAGTCGCTTTGCCTCGGTGGGCAGATCCAGGATGTTAAGGCTTCCTGCAATGCTACTGGCGGCATGAAAATCATTTATGGGGCCCCGGTATTTTTCCTCAACCCCGGCAAGGCCGCAGGCGACCCCCATAATCGTCCCTACATTTCCTGCATTGCAGTCGGTATCCCATCCGCACATCGTCGCAATCTCCACCGAACGGGAAAGGGAACCCTTTCCATAGAGCAGGGAGAGGATGCAGACACCGGCATTGGGAATGATATGGCAAACACCGGGATAGCGATCGTAGCCGAAATTCTCCTCGAGAAAGGCACGGCAGGCCCGAAAATCGTCACTGTTTTCGTGATAAAAGTCAATCACCGCCCTGGTGACTCGGGCATATTCGCTTTCCTGCGGAATAAAGGACAGGGCCCTCTCGATGATGGCTTCGGGTTCCTTCAGCGAAAAGGCCGAGGCAATGGCGGATGCGATAAAACGGCCGCCGTAGATGCCGTTCCGGTCGTGGGAGACACTGGCCGCCATCTCTCCATAGCGGGCGGCAGCCTCCGGATTATCGGGGAAAATCAGTCCCCAGGAGTCGATGAAAATTTGACCGCCTATCTGTTCGGCAACAGTGGCGCCATTGCGTTCCAGCGAGCCGGAAGAAGGGGCCGGGATACCATGTTTCAAGTTCAGGTATGCCGTGTGTTCGGTACTGCGGCCGTAGCCCCCCCACCAGTAAAAACCTTTCCCTTCCCGGGTATAGTTAAGCCAGCAGTTACCGATATCTTCGGCAGTAATCTCCCGCTCTGTTCCGTAGTCGTAGAGAGCCCGAATAAAAAAGAGCGGACCGTTCACATCGTCGTCGGCGGCAAAGTTTTTGTAATCCTTTACATAGCCGGAAATATCCCCGTAGGTTTCCAGGATACGCTCATAACTCCACACCGTCGGCTCCACCGGAGCACCAAGGCGAACACCGATGCACTTTCCAAGTAAACCTGCATATACCCGTTCGGGGTAATCGGACTGAATCATCATTTCCCTCTCTATTCACCCTTGCCGGTAAAACGAAGTCTATTGAAGAACCGTCTGGGCATATTCGGTAAGGCGGTCGCCTCCCAAGCGGTACCACTCTTTCACAAAATCGTCGAACCTGTCCATGGGATATTCCCCGCTGATCAGCTTGAAAGCATACTCGCGGTAGAGATTCTGAAGGGCATCCCAACTGGGAGCAAGCTCCTTGGGGATCAGAAAGTTGATGTCTTCTTTGGTATATTCGACCGCAATATCAAGACTCTTTTGCGCGCTCTCGCCAAGCAGGGGTACCGGAGATTTCCAGCCGACGACCTCGTGGTAGCGGGGCCACCATTCGTTAAAACGATCGGTGAGCTTGATCGTACCGTCTTCAACGGTGTAGTGGATTCCTTCAAAGCCGAGACGATCCAGCATTTGGCCGTCATCGCTTGCCATGAACTCGAGAAAGGCCCAGGCCGCTTTCTTGTGCTTGCTTCCAGCCGAGATTGCCCATCCCCGGGACTCCTTGGTAACATCCACGGTAAAGCCTTGATCCACGCCCTTAGCCGGAGGGAGAATCGTCAAACCACTGCCGGCAGCACTTTTCGCCATCTTACTCTCGTAGATATCGACAACCGTACCAGCGGAACTGGCGATCATACCGACCTGCCCTGTATACAGCTTATCTTCCATGGCATCCCACTTGGTGGTGATATATTCGGGATCGAGGATCTCCTCGGCATAGAGCTTGCGATAGAAGGCAAGTTTCGCCTTTTCCTGATCGGTTACCCTGGAATAGACCCAGCGCCCCTCCTGCTTCTTCCAGGTCGAGGTGATACCGAAGGCCCGGTCAAAGACGTAGTCGATACGATCGGTATTCCCGGTATCGGTAAGGCCGATCCCCCCCTGTTCCTTGAAAAAGGAGAGCATGTCGTAGTACTCATCCAGACTCTCAACCTTCCTGCCGTAAGCCTCGTACCAATCGCTGCGCACCATGGGAACCCGTATTCGGGGCGGAGCGAGCCACAAAAGGTAGGGATAGCTTGCGATCCTTTTTTTATTGAAATCCAGCATGGCCTTTTGCATGATCTCTGATTCTGCAATCCAGGGTCGAAGGTCCTCAAGGATTCCCTGATTTGCAATGGCCTGATCGTTTCCCTGAAAATAGATGATGTCGGGAATATCTCCGCTCATGATCATGAGGTTGAGCTTTTCCGCGTAGCTGCCTTCGGGTACCTTCACAAGTTCAATGTCCAGCTTCAACCCCTCTTTCTCGTAGATCGCCTTTTCGATCCGATTGATATGATCGACATTGATCTGTTCCGTCGGGGAGTTATCCTTCCCTACCAGCCGCAGTTTGATCACGCCGTCGGCTGCGACATCCGAGGATTCCTGATTCCCTCCCGCAAAGAGCGGAATCGCAGAGAGCATCGCCACAAGAAGCGAAACACAAATTCGTTTCATATTCATCCTCCTACTCCTTTACACTTCCGCTCATGGTGCCCTTGGTAAAATAACGGAGTATAAAGGGATAGAGCACCAGGACCGGTAAAATCGCCAAGATAATCATTCCTGATTTAAGTGCCTTGATATCGATCATCATCGAGGCATCGGAATATTTCAGAAAACTCAGACTGCCGAGAAAGGCCGCTTTATCCAGGCCGACGATTAATTCCCGCAGTACCACCTGAAGAGGCCACTTTGCCTCGCTGTTCAAATAAATGAGAGCACGGAAATACTCATTCCAATGAAATACGCCGTAAAAAAGCCCAATGGTCGCAAGTCCGCCCTTGTTTACCGGCAGGATGATCCGGGAAAAAATCTGCCACTCTCCGGCTCCTTCGAGCCGTGCGGACTCTTCGAGGGAAAGAGGCACCTTTTCAAAAAATCTCATCAGGATAATGAGGTAATAGGGATTAATAGCCTTATAAAGAATGACCGACCAGTAGGAATCGATCAGGCCGAGCCCCTTCACGAGAAAATAGTCGGGGATGAGCCCGCCTTCAAAGATCATGGTGATGATGATCAAGACAAGAAACAATCGCCTGCCGAAAAGATATTTCCGAGTCAGCACATAGGCTGCAATACTGGTAAGAAAGATGTTGATCGCCGTACCGACAAAGGTGATGAAGAGGCTGTTGAAAAGCCCCCGGTATACCTTCTGGTTGGTCAAAAGCGCCTTGTAGGTGGCTGTGGTAGCATCTCTCGGAAAGAGGGTAAGGCCGTTCGCACGGGCTATGGCGGCGGGACCGGTAAAACTGATGGCCAAAAGGTTGATAAGTGGGTAAACCATAACCAAAGCGAGAAGCATCATCAAAAGAGCATTGAAGAAGCGAAAGGGGCTAAGCCTGGTTTCTACCATAAGCCCTCCCCTGTCAGTTTTTTACTGGTCCGGTGGGTTCCGTATATCAAGGCAAGACCGATGACGCCCTTGAACAAGCCGGCTGCGGTTCCCAGGGAAAACTCCCCCTGTATGAGGCCGACGCGGTAGACGTAGGTATCGATGATATCCACCACGCTGATCACCGAATCGTTCATGAGGTTGAAGACCTGGTCGAAGCCGGCATTCATAAAGAAACCAAGGTTCAGGATAAAGACGGTGATCATGGTGGGGAAAATTGCCGGCAAGGTTATCTTGGTCATCTTCTGGAACCTGCCACAGCCGTCGATGGCCGCAGCATCGTAAAGCTCCTCGGGGATCTCCAGGATGGCGGCAACATAGAGGATCGAGTCCCAGCCGACACTTCTCCACATCTCGGAAAAAACAAGGACCCAGCGAATATGACGGTGACTCGTCAGAAAGGCGACAGGGGCCACACCGAATCGTTCGAGCAGCTGGTTTACCAGGCCGTCCTTGAGGGAAAGCATGGAGATAAAGATTCCGGCGATGACAACCCAGGAGAGAAAGTGGGGAAGGTAGACCAGAGACTGGACGATCTTCCGAAAGCGTCCGTTGCGGATCTCCAACAGCAGCAAGGCCAGGATGATGGGAGCGGGGAAATTGAAGATCAATTTCATGAAACTGATGATCACCGTATTGAGGAACACTCGGCCGAATACCGGAGAGCTGAAGAGTATGCGAAAATTTTCAAGCCTCACCCAACGATTTGCGCCAAAGAAGTTGAACTCCTGAAAGGCAAGCCGGGCTCCCCAGATGGGGATATAGTGGAATATGATGAAATAGAGTGCTGGGAGCAGAAACATAAGATAGAGCATCCTGTCCCGGCGAATTCGTTTTCCGACACTCAGGGCCATCACCTGCCTCCCTGGAGTTCCGAGATAAATTGGAGGGGGCGTCTTGATGAAAAATCCTCGAGGGCATGGGCGCAGAGCCCGGCACTTCGGGCGACGATAAAGAGAGCTTCACACATCGAAGGCTCCCAGCCGAGATCTGCAAGGATCGCACCATGGGCACCGTCGATGTTAAGTACCAGGGTTTTGCCGACAAGCTCGGGCAGGAGCCTCTCTACCTCCTGCAATAGTCCGCAGCAGCGCCCGGCAAGCCCCAGCTCAGCGGCCAGCTGCAAAAGGAGCGTGGCGCGGGGATCTTTCTCCCTGTAGATGCGGTGACCAAAACCCGGGATACGCTTCTCGGATTCCAGAC
Coding sequences:
- a CDS encoding ADP-ribosylglycohydrolase family protein, translating into MMIQSDYPERVYAGLLGKCIGVRLGAPVEPTVWSYERILETYGDISGYVKDYKNFAADDDVNGPLFFIRALYDYGTEREITAEDIGNCWLNYTREGKGFYWWGGYGRSTEHTAYLNLKHGIPAPSSGSLERNGATVAEQIGGQIFIDSWGLIFPDNPEAAARYGEMAASVSHDRNGIYGGRFIASAIASAFSLKEPEAIIERALSFIPQESEYARVTRAVIDFYHENSDDFRACRAFLEENFGYDRYPGVCHIIPNAGVCILSLLYGKGSLSRSVEIATMCGWDTDCNAGNVGTIMGVACGLAGVEEKYRGPINDFHAASSIAGSLNILDLPTEAKRLALLGYRMAGERAPEPLVSSTPERQLLFDFPFPGTTHGFRSSDSRYLTLSPGRDGERYVLSALVDRLPRYQKKRLFYKSFYRREDFSDERYLPAFTPQVYSGQSLCCRFRWEAYSEALPALSLYVRTTGDTSYLESRPFFPKRGVDGVLETEDLCWTIPDTGGRAIDEIGITVEGREKELCFGKLLLHRFSTEGKGTQTLDFAKECVEFDTITQTTYDGGAWMLEGDQVQAICPERNELYTGNFYTRDLMLRTTITPEHGESHMLILRAKGRRHGYFVGFDGKDRVRLVKNDNGLEECASVTFPWRHGRCYEVGASARGDVITFAVEGRMVLEYRDPHPYFYGMYGLAQLSASRTLFGSLVGEEL
- a CDS encoding carbohydrate ABC transporter permease, with amino-acid sequence MVETRLSPFRFFNALLMMLLALVMVYPLINLLAISFTGPAAIARANGLTLFPRDATTATYKALLTNQKVYRGLFNSLFITFVGTAINIFLTSIAAYVLTRKYLFGRRLFLVLIIITMIFEGGLIPDYFLVKGLGLIDSYWSVILYKAINPYYLIILMRFFEKVPLSLEESARLEGAGEWQIFSRIILPVNKGGLATIGLFYGVFHWNEYFRALIYLNSEAKWPLQVVLRELIVGLDKAAFLGSLSFLKYSDASMMIDIKALKSGMIILAILPVLVLYPFILRYFTKGTMSGSVKE
- a CDS encoding ABC transporter permease; protein product: MALSVGKRIRRDRMLYLMFLLPALYFIIFHYIPIWGARLAFQEFNFFGANRWVRLENFRILFSSPVFGRVFLNTVIISFMKLIFNFPAPIILALLLLEIRNGRFRKIVQSLVYLPHFLSWVVIAGIFISMLSLKDGLVNQLLERFGVAPVAFLTSHRHIRWVLVFSEMWRSVGWDSILYVAAILEIPEELYDAAAIDGCGRFQKMTKITLPAIFPTMITVFILNLGFFMNAGFDQVFNLMNDSVISVVDIIDTYVYRVGLIQGEFSLGTAAGLFKGVIGLALIYGTHRTSKKLTGEGLW
- a CDS encoding extracellular solute-binding protein; its protein translation is MKRICVSLLVAMLSAIPLFAGGNQESSDVAADGVIKLRLVGKDNSPTEQINVDHINRIEKAIYEKEGLKLDIELVKVPEGSYAEKLNLMIMSGDIPDIIYFQGNDQAIANQGILEDLRPWIAESEIMQKAMLDFNKKRIASYPYLLWLAPPRIRVPMVRSDWYEAYGRKVESLDEYYDMLSFFKEQGGIGLTDTGNTDRIDYVFDRAFGITSTWKKQEGRWVYSRVTDQEKAKLAFYRKLYAEEILDPEYITTKWDAMEDKLYTGQVGMIASSAGTVVDIYESKMAKSAAGSGLTILPPAKGVDQGFTVDVTKESRGWAISAGSKHKKAAWAFLEFMASDDGQMLDRLGFEGIHYTVEDGTIKLTDRFNEWWPRYHEVVGWKSPVPLLGESAQKSLDIAVEYTKEDINFLIPKELAPSWDALQNLYREYAFKLISGEYPMDRFDDFVKEWYRLGGDRLTEYAQTVLQ